A genomic region of Mesobacillus jeotgali contains the following coding sequences:
- a CDS encoding cysteine hydrolase family protein gives MSIAVIAIDLHRGHLDPEVATMPLPAEKCEEVIEQNRVFFEQCRELNIPIIHLLTQYRTEQEILSNPAWQARANDPNATRKNVARHNLEGMPGVEVIPSLWEENDILVDTKKRYDCFIATDLDFVLKANNIKTLWITGVNTNSCCLATSIDASVRDYDVTMVSDCVDTMDGPEYHEMALKVFERAFGKVKSSIQVIQEVNSNMTIL, from the coding sequence ATGAGTATAGCTGTCATTGCAATCGATTTACACAGAGGGCATTTAGATCCAGAAGTTGCAACAATGCCGCTGCCAGCAGAAAAATGCGAAGAAGTGATTGAACAAAACCGGGTGTTTTTTGAACAATGCAGGGAATTAAACATACCAATCATCCACCTGCTGACCCAATACCGCACCGAACAGGAAATCTTGTCAAATCCAGCATGGCAGGCAAGGGCCAATGACCCTAATGCAACAAGAAAAAACGTCGCACGCCATAACCTCGAAGGTATGCCAGGCGTCGAAGTCATCCCATCACTCTGGGAGGAAAATGATATTCTCGTAGATACAAAAAAGCGATACGACTGCTTTATCGCAACAGATTTGGATTTTGTCCTAAAGGCAAATAATATTAAAACACTATGGATCACAGGAGTAAACACAAACAGCTGCTGCCTCGCAACCTCCATCGATGCCTCCGTCCGTGATTACGATGTCACCATGGTCTCCGACTGTGTAGACACAATGGATGGTCCCGAATATCACGAGATGGCGCTAAAGGTGTTTGAAAGAGCATTTGGGAAGGTCAAATCAAGTATACAAGTGATACAAGAAGTAAATAGCAATATGACCATACTCTAA
- a CDS encoding HAD-IIA family hydrolase produces the protein MTVYNELKNKKLFLLDMDGTIYLDNKLFNNSLNFLNYIREIGGKYVFLTNNSSKSVNDYIEKLQKLSIIVDETNFLTSSQATVHHLLDQYNNKKIYVLGTESFKAELREQNILITDRYETDIDCLVVGYDTELTYDKLIDACKLINQGVDFIATNPDLVCPTSFGFIPDCGSICKIIETATGKKPLYIGKPNATMVELALKNNKFSKEQTIMIGDRLYTDIACGINAKVSTAVVLTGEAKANDIETTPFKPDYVFENINELYNILLSFNSYSASAK, from the coding sequence ATGACAGTTTATAATGAATTGAAAAATAAAAAACTTTTTTTATTAGATATGGATGGCACTATTTATCTTGATAATAAGCTGTTTAATAATAGCTTAAACTTTCTAAATTATATTCGAGAAATTGGAGGTAAATACGTTTTTCTCACAAATAATTCTTCCAAAAGTGTCAATGATTATATTGAAAAACTTCAAAAACTATCTATTATTGTAGACGAGACGAATTTTTTAACATCTTCTCAAGCTACAGTCCATCATTTGCTTGATCAATATAATAACAAAAAGATATATGTGCTTGGAACAGAGTCATTTAAAGCAGAACTAAGGGAACAAAATATATTGATTACAGATCGATATGAGACTGATATCGATTGCCTAGTAGTAGGATATGATACCGAACTTACTTATGACAAATTAATTGATGCTTGTAAGTTAATAAATCAGGGAGTAGACTTTATAGCAACAAATCCGGATTTGGTGTGCCCTACATCCTTTGGTTTTATTCCAGATTGCGGCTCGATTTGTAAAATTATAGAAACCGCCACTGGGAAGAAACCTCTGTATATTGGGAAACCGAACGCAACTATGGTAGAACTTGCACTGAAGAATAATAAATTCTCTAAAGAACAAACAATCATGATTGGGGACAGATTGTATACAGATATAGCTTGTGGAATAAATGCAAAGGTCTCAACTGCTGTTGTCTTAACTGGCGAAGCAAAAGCCAATGATATAGAAACAACACCTTTTAAGCCTGATTATGTGTTTGAAAATATTAATGAGTTATACAATATTCTTTTGAGTTTCAACTCTTATTCTGCCTCTGCAAAATAA
- a CDS encoding phosphocholine cytidylyltransferase family protein, giving the protein MKALILAAGMGTRLRPLTDNKPKSMVEVNGVPILFKQLYNLMNNGIKDITIVAGYCADVIVQSINKSFPFVKVIVNEEYETTNNMYSAYLAKQNFINSEFLLMNADVFYDEMIINELIKSEYGNAVVVEQGEYNDENMKVKVIDGKIVGISKEITDEDSFGVSIDVYKFNSNGSISFFNKIVDYIENKKELNQWTEIALNDVLIDVEFKPCPLKGRWMEIDNHEDLRKAESIFNDSL; this is encoded by the coding sequence TTGAAAGCATTAATTCTTGCAGCTGGTATGGGTACTAGGTTAAGACCGCTTACAGATAATAAACCTAAATCAATGGTTGAGGTAAATGGAGTACCAATTTTATTTAAACAGTTGTATAATCTGATGAACAATGGAATTAAGGACATAACCATTGTTGCAGGATATTGTGCGGATGTTATTGTCCAGTCGATAAATAAATCATTTCCGTTTGTAAAGGTAATTGTTAACGAGGAATATGAAACAACTAATAATATGTACTCAGCGTATTTAGCTAAACAAAACTTTATTAACTCTGAATTTTTATTAATGAATGCGGATGTTTTCTATGATGAAATGATAATTAATGAGTTAATTAAGAGTGAATATGGAAATGCTGTTGTTGTAGAGCAAGGCGAATATAATGATGAAAATATGAAAGTAAAAGTTATTGATGGGAAAATCGTTGGAATAAGTAAAGAAATTACTGATGAGGATTCGTTTGGAGTATCTATCGATGTATATAAATTCAATTCAAATGGGTCAATAAGTTTCTTTAATAAAATAGTTGATTATATAGAGAATAAAAAGGAACTAAACCAGTGGACAGAAATAGCATTAAACGATGTTTTGATTGATGTTGAATTTAAACCTTGTCCATTGAAAGGAAGATGGATGGAAATTGATAATCACGAAGATTTAAGGAAAGCGGAGAGTATATTTAATGACAGTTTATAA
- a CDS encoding iron-containing alcohol dehydrogenase family protein codes for MYSLSLPVFLTIEENVTDNLLFELQKKFEDISQKKIIILTSKGNYDRFSLKFKKFQQEVLNFKLYFVEDSSYDVAVDIAKKISIEDYDYVIGFGGGKILDTAKYAAYVSKKKFISIPTVLSNDGLASPIAVLKTIEGKRKSFGCKTPDGILIDIGIIKNAPDTLLMAGLGDTLSNYTALYDWKLEDNNKDSGINDFAYLLSDTALNMLLNSKETNIREINFVRQLAQSLVLSGLAMDIAGNSRPCSGSEHLFSHSLDENYEIDAPHGLKVALGSLVSCILQNRNYKNIIEFLNRYGIDISPLSLGITKEIFVGAWMKAQATRPERFTVLNTIDLTEDYLEEIYYEIMEVLN; via the coding sequence ATGTATTCTTTGAGTTTACCAGTTTTCCTGACAATTGAGGAAAATGTTACTGATAATTTATTATTTGAATTACAAAAAAAGTTTGAAGATATCAGTCAAAAAAAGATTATCATTCTAACCTCTAAAGGTAATTATGATAGATTTAGTCTCAAATTCAAAAAATTCCAGCAAGAGGTTTTAAATTTTAAACTTTATTTTGTTGAGGATAGTTCCTATGATGTAGCTGTAGATATAGCTAAGAAGATATCGATTGAAGATTATGATTATGTTATCGGATTTGGTGGGGGAAAAATTTTAGATACAGCAAAATATGCAGCATATGTTAGTAAAAAGAAATTTATCTCTATCCCAACAGTACTTAGTAATGATGGACTTGCTTCTCCGATTGCAGTTCTGAAGACAATTGAAGGAAAAAGAAAAAGTTTCGGTTGTAAAACTCCTGATGGAATTTTAATTGATATAGGAATAATAAAAAATGCACCAGATACTTTACTTATGGCAGGTTTGGGAGATACTCTTTCTAATTATACAGCTCTATATGATTGGAAACTAGAAGATAATAATAAGGATTCGGGTATAAATGACTTTGCATATCTTCTTTCAGATACTGCCTTGAATATGTTACTAAATTCAAAGGAAACGAATATTAGGGAAATTAATTTTGTGCGCCAGTTAGCGCAGTCACTTGTTCTTAGTGGATTAGCTATGGACATTGCGGGTAATAGTAGGCCGTGTAGTGGATCTGAACATTTGTTTAGCCACTCTTTAGATGAAAATTATGAAATTGATGCTCCACATGGTTTAAAGGTAGCCCTAGGTAGCTTAGTGAGTTGTATACTACAAAATAGAAACTATAAAAACATAATAGAATTTCTTAATAGATATGGTATAGATATCTCGCCTTTATCACTAGGTATTACGAAAGAAATTTTTGTTGGGGCATGGATGAAGGCACAAGCTACAAGACCAGAAAGATTTACTGTACTTAATACAATTGATCTAACAGAAGACTACCTAGAAGAAATTTATTATGAAATTATGGAGGTATTAAATTGA
- a CDS encoding CDP-glycerol glycerophosphotransferase family protein, whose amino-acid sequence MKDKVKTAYIRALLITLKCLYKLVKKKPGRICVIDETPNSGSNAEAIYKYIAEEVKYNDVFITKKYMGRGMTLRDMYMVASSHVYICTHKSFKVSKDRVCIQTWHGIPLKGMNYMDRGEEELKAETWHKEFNNCDIILSSSNLYEVLLSSCIGIQRNKFVKTGFPRNDFLTMNNKTSKADILGLFEDGTVNSDTKVIVYLPTFRLGHKKDKIEGKLREGNIFGFDNYNSKELEQNLKANNCVIIAKLHPIEEKLLSANKLATSSRIKLVNSKWLEESKNDLYNLLSVSDMLITDYSSVYFDYLLLDKPIIFINNDLDQYRQNRSLLLEPYDFWTPGYKVSNQYEFIHSLNNYINNHEVFAKERKQIKSMLIETEGHDNCKRVWKEVVEPIVIK is encoded by the coding sequence TTGAAAGATAAAGTTAAAACTGCTTATATTAGAGCCCTTTTAATAACATTAAAGTGTCTTTATAAGCTTGTTAAGAAAAAGCCTGGGCGAATATGTGTTATAGATGAGACTCCAAATTCAGGGTCAAATGCCGAAGCTATTTATAAATATATTGCTGAAGAAGTAAAATATAATGACGTTTTTATTACAAAAAAATACATGGGTAGAGGTATGACTCTAAGAGATATGTACATGGTTGCATCATCTCATGTTTATATTTGTACACATAAGTCATTTAAAGTTTCAAAAGATAGGGTTTGTATTCAAACTTGGCATGGTATTCCCCTTAAAGGGATGAATTATATGGATAGGGGAGAAGAGGAACTAAAAGCGGAAACATGGCATAAAGAATTTAATAATTGTGATATCATCCTTTCATCATCTAATTTATATGAAGTTTTATTAAGCTCTTGTATAGGTATACAAAGGAATAAATTCGTAAAAACAGGCTTCCCTAGGAATGACTTTTTGACGATGAATAATAAAACTAGTAAAGCTGATATATTGGGGTTATTTGAAGATGGAACTGTTAATTCAGATACAAAAGTAATCGTATATTTACCTACGTTTAGGCTTGGTCATAAAAAAGATAAAATAGAAGGAAAACTTCGAGAGGGAAATATCTTTGGTTTTGATAATTATAACTCTAAAGAATTAGAGCAAAATTTAAAGGCTAACAATTGTGTAATCATTGCTAAATTGCATCCTATTGAAGAAAAACTTCTATCAGCTAATAAATTAGCAACTAGTAGTAGGATTAAACTAGTAAATTCCAAGTGGTTAGAAGAAAGTAAAAACGATTTGTATAATTTGCTAAGTGTTAGTGACATGTTAATAACTGATTATTCGAGTGTTTATTTTGATTACCTTTTACTCGATAAACCAATAATTTTTATTAATAATGATCTAGATCAATATAGGCAGAATAGAAGTTTATTGCTTGAACCATATGATTTTTGGACACCTGGATATAAAGTGAGCAATCAATATGAATTTATACATTCTTTAAATAATTATATAAATAACCATGAGGTATTTGCCAAAGAAAGAAAGCAAATTAAGAGTATGTTAATTGAAACCGAAGGCCATGATAATTGTAAACGAGTTTGGAAAGAAGTAGTTGAGCCTATAGTGATCAAATAA
- a CDS encoding glycosyltransferase, giving the protein MYKKKVVCVVPSLSSGGAEKMALDLVTYLDKEKFDVTLISLYSNKGEAFSKLALERGVNVYYLDKKSGFDIKTILKLSKVLTNLKPHVIHTHLYSSIYCMPWINLHKKTIWVHTVHNIANKELPSPYLKIMEYFYKRKKAIPIGISEEIRKTISYRYNLKLADIPLIHNGIDTKFFSPVTKIENGTEEIVFSCVARFSPQKNHELLINAFNFARKKYSNMKLLLIGDGLLRKDIEKQIASYGLEDHVLLVGNSSNVIEWLRKSDIFVLSSNYEGLPLSILEAMSVGLPVIGTRVGGVPDVLIHGEEGLTVPPMNAEELANAMIDLALNHETRSNMSLKARKKALEFDVRKMADKYGDIYQMEIRNISEV; this is encoded by the coding sequence TTGTATAAAAAAAAGGTTGTCTGTGTTGTCCCTTCTCTTTCAAGTGGCGGGGCAGAAAAAATGGCTTTAGATTTGGTGACATATTTGGATAAAGAGAAATTTGACGTAACTTTAATTAGTCTATATTCCAATAAAGGTGAGGCGTTTAGTAAATTAGCATTAGAAAGAGGAGTTAATGTTTACTACTTAGATAAAAAATCTGGATTTGATATTAAAACTATCTTAAAACTTTCAAAAGTACTTACAAACTTAAAGCCTCATGTAATTCATACTCATCTTTATAGTTCAATATATTGTATGCCATGGATAAATCTTCATAAAAAAACAATTTGGGTTCATACAGTTCATAATATTGCTAATAAAGAGCTGCCGAGCCCTTATCTTAAAATTATGGAGTATTTTTATAAAAGGAAAAAAGCAATACCAATAGGAATTTCTGAAGAAATTAGGAAGACTATATCCTATAGATATAATCTAAAACTTGCGGATATTCCTTTAATTCATAATGGCATTGATACTAAATTCTTTTCTCCAGTAACGAAAATAGAAAATGGAACTGAAGAAATTGTATTTAGTTGTGTTGCTAGGTTCAGTCCACAAAAAAATCATGAACTTCTTATTAATGCATTTAATTTTGCTAGAAAAAAATATAGTAATATGAAACTACTTTTAATAGGTGATGGATTACTAAGAAAAGATATAGAAAAACAAATTGCTTCATATGGCCTCGAGGATCATGTTTTATTAGTAGGAAACTCTAGTAATGTAATAGAATGGTTAAGAAAATCAGACATCTTTGTATTAAGTTCTAATTATGAGGGATTGCCTCTTTCAATTCTAGAGGCAATGTCTGTAGGATTACCTGTTATTGGGACAAGGGTAGGGGGAGTTCCTGATGTGTTAATTCATGGTGAAGAAGGATTAACTGTTCCGCCAATGAACGCTGAAGAACTGGCTAATGCTATGATAGATCTTGCTCTTAATCACGAAACTCGTTCCAATATGAGCCTTAAAGCAAGGAAAAAAGCATTAGAGTTTGATGTCCGTAAAATGGCGGATAAATATGGTGATATTTATCAGATGGAAATTCGTAATATATCAGAAGTGTAA
- a CDS encoding lipopolysaccharide biosynthesis protein, with protein sequence MKGSILKNSFIKNISILMSGTALAQLLTVIASPLLSRMYTPEEFGYFAIYTSIITVLVIIMTWRYELAIVIPRKDEEAVNLVLLCMYLTIVMSLSILLILFIFGGMFSDIFNIPRELLWWIPPSILMLGFYSGLRYWSTRNKQFKRLSYSSIFRSLGANGVQIPAGIATLGAQGLIGGQTIGFTIATLVLGVQVWIDDKYKFIKYKSTKEMKKLAKTYNYFPKFSAPQGFINSFSQTMPTFFLAFYFGPQVAGFYALSLKFIQLPINLLGESFRQVFFQKASEMKQKGISIYYTLIKYTITLIVISIIPVLTVLFFGPALYSFVLGSNWYEAGEYAQWLVITIFFSFITSPSVVLINVFQLQRFHLVFEIIVLIFRVASMILGGMFLSANYTVAIYSLISAFLNICLLLSILIIVRRKDINIKL encoded by the coding sequence GTGAAAGGTAGCATTTTAAAAAATAGTTTTATAAAAAATATATCAATACTAATGTCGGGTACAGCTTTAGCCCAATTATTAACAGTTATTGCGTCTCCGCTTTTAAGTAGAATGTATACGCCTGAAGAATTTGGTTACTTTGCTATTTATACTTCAATTATAACCGTTTTAGTCATTATTATGACTTGGAGGTATGAACTAGCAATAGTTATTCCTAGAAAAGATGAAGAAGCTGTAAATTTAGTTTTGCTATGTATGTATTTGACGATAGTGATGTCTTTAAGTATTTTGTTAATTTTATTTATATTTGGAGGAATGTTTTCGGATATATTTAACATACCTAGAGAACTATTGTGGTGGATACCACCAAGTATTTTAATGTTAGGATTTTATTCAGGGTTAAGATATTGGAGTACTCGTAATAAACAATTTAAAAGACTATCTTATTCTTCAATTTTTCGATCTTTAGGGGCTAATGGTGTTCAGATTCCTGCTGGTATTGCAACTTTAGGTGCACAGGGGTTGATTGGAGGACAGACCATTGGATTTACAATTGCCACATTAGTTTTAGGGGTGCAAGTTTGGATAGATGATAAATATAAGTTTATCAAATATAAAAGCACAAAGGAAATGAAGAAATTAGCAAAAACATATAATTATTTCCCGAAATTTAGTGCACCACAGGGATTCATCAATTCATTTTCACAAACTATGCCTACATTTTTTTTGGCTTTCTATTTTGGACCTCAGGTAGCTGGATTTTATGCACTTTCTCTAAAGTTTATTCAATTACCAATTAATTTACTTGGGGAATCTTTTAGACAGGTTTTCTTTCAGAAAGCTTCCGAAATGAAACAAAAAGGGATTTCTATATATTATACACTAATAAAATATACAATTACTTTAATTGTAATATCTATAATTCCTGTATTAACAGTTTTATTTTTTGGTCCTGCCCTTTATTCATTTGTTTTAGGATCGAATTGGTATGAAGCTGGAGAGTATGCACAATGGTTAGTTATTACAATATTTTTTTCGTTTATCACTTCTCCATCTGTTGTCCTAATTAATGTTTTTCAGCTACAAAGGTTTCATTTAGTTTTTGAGATTATTGTGTTGATTTTCAGAGTTGCTTCTATGATTCTTGGTGGTATGTTTTTAAGTGCTAACTATACAGTAGCTATTTATAGTTTAATCAGTGCGTTTTTAAACATATGTTTATTATTATCAATACTAATAATTGTAAGGAGAAAGGACATCAACATTAAATTATAA
- a CDS encoding glycosyltransferase, which translates to MKVLHVLSSNKLSGAENVVADICMMFNDEYDMAYCSPDGRIRQALDDRDVKFIPIDKLKPSELKRVINYYKPNIIHAHDVRATLISTLVTDRIPVISHLHGNIEDMRKFGLKSFLYMLSTKKVKKVISVSESILVDYVFKKHIESKTVCLRNIIYTPRIEKLMHMDNNNYSFDFAYIGRFTYPKNPQRVAKVASEILKKCSSAKFGIIGDGELRKEMGKIFKEEGVADRVAFTGMLPYPYKALNQAKCMLMCSRFEGTPIAALESMSLGVPIVSTPVDGMLNIVSNGSTGYLHSEDENLVDSVIKLITDERLQSEMACASFKRFDELNDTNNYKEQLRSIYNE; encoded by the coding sequence ATGAAAGTGTTACATGTATTAAGTAGTAATAAACTTTCAGGTGCTGAAAATGTTGTGGCAGACATTTGTATGATGTTTAATGATGAATATGATATGGCGTACTGTTCACCCGATGGTAGGATAAGACAAGCCCTTGATGATAGAGATGTAAAATTTATTCCAATTGATAAACTTAAACCTTCTGAGCTTAAAAGAGTAATAAATTATTACAAACCTAATATAATCCATGCACATGATGTCAGAGCAACTTTAATTTCTACTTTAGTAACCGATAGAATTCCAGTAATTTCTCACCTTCATGGTAATATTGAAGATATGAGAAAGTTTGGTTTAAAATCATTCCTTTATATGTTGTCTACTAAAAAGGTTAAAAAAGTAATTTCAGTTTCGGAAAGTATCTTAGTAGATTATGTCTTTAAAAAACATATTGAAAGCAAAACAGTTTGTTTAAGAAATATAATTTATACACCACGTATAGAAAAGCTTATGCATATGGATAATAATAATTATAGTTTTGACTTTGCTTATATTGGTCGGTTTACTTATCCTAAAAATCCCCAAAGAGTTGCAAAAGTAGCATCCGAAATACTAAAGAAGTGCTCTTCAGCAAAGTTTGGGATAATAGGGGATGGTGAACTTAGGAAGGAAATGGGAAAAATCTTTAAAGAAGAGGGAGTAGCTGATAGAGTTGCTTTCACTGGCATGTTACCCTATCCTTATAAGGCTCTAAATCAAGCAAAGTGTATGCTGATGTGTTCAAGATTTGAAGGAACACCAATTGCTGCCTTGGAATCTATGTCATTAGGAGTTCCCATTGTAAGTACTCCGGTAGATGGAATGCTCAATATTGTTAGTAATGGCTCGACGGGCTATTTACATTCAGAAGATGAAAATTTAGTAGATTCAGTTATAAAATTGATTACTGATGAAAGATTACAAAGTGAAATGGCTTGTGCAAGTTTTAAGAGATTTGATGAACTAAATGATACTAATAATTACAAAGAACAATTAAGAAGTATATATAATGAATAA
- a CDS encoding glycosyltransferase family 4 protein produces MRAVIVTNRVKRYVNGYRVMIEPLMEKGYEVVWAADFTDFKEDLETIPCKIHQTNFRSNPLDSNNLKAYSQLLSLLKQKPVELIHCNTPIGGLIGRLCAKRAKVKKIIYTAHGFHFYEGAPLINNTLFKWGEKYLAHMTDILITINQQDYKAARNFKLRKNGNKYLVHGVGIDTGYISSSDPNEKRKEIGVPSSAIMIFSAGELNKNKNNESIIKAIAKIKNKNIYYVLCGEGKLRTDLEKLSKDLGVNDRVKFLGFRTDVLEILPAADIFAMPSYREGLPRSLMEAMDAGKPCVVSDIRGNSDLIIDGKGGYLRHPSDVNGFAEAIGKLSSDQRLRETFGLINKENVKIFDFENVKKELEEIYGNLSN; encoded by the coding sequence GTGCGTGCAGTAATCGTAACAAACAGAGTAAAAAGATATGTTAATGGATATAGAGTAATGATTGAACCTTTAATGGAAAAAGGTTATGAGGTTGTATGGGCAGCAGATTTTACGGATTTTAAGGAAGACCTTGAAACAATACCATGTAAAATTCATCAAACTAATTTTCGAAGTAACCCATTAGACTCAAATAATCTCAAAGCTTATTCACAATTACTAAGTTTACTTAAACAAAAGCCAGTGGAATTAATTCATTGTAACACACCTATCGGTGGTTTAATTGGTAGATTATGTGCTAAAAGAGCGAAAGTAAAGAAAATAATATATACAGCTCATGGTTTTCATTTTTATGAAGGAGCTCCTTTAATAAATAATACCCTTTTTAAATGGGGTGAAAAATATCTAGCTCATATGACAGATATACTTATAACAATTAACCAACAGGACTATAAAGCTGCTCGGAATTTCAAACTTCGAAAAAATGGTAACAAATATCTCGTTCATGGTGTAGGCATAGATACGGGGTATATTAGTTCAAGTGATCCAAACGAAAAACGGAAAGAAATAGGAGTACCTAGTTCTGCTATTATGATTTTTTCTGCTGGAGAACTAAACAAAAATAAAAATAATGAATCCATTATTAAAGCAATTGCAAAAATAAAAAATAAAAATATATATTATGTGTTGTGTGGTGAAGGGAAGTTAAGAACGGATCTGGAGAAACTATCCAAAGATTTAGGAGTGAACGATAGGGTGAAATTTTTAGGATTTAGAACAGATGTTTTAGAAATTTTACCCGCAGCTGATATTTTTGCAATGCCCTCTTATAGAGAAGGGTTACCTCGTTCCCTTATGGAAGCAATGGATGCAGGAAAACCATGTGTAGTTTCAGACATTCGTGGAAACTCAGATTTAATTATAGATGGAAAAGGAGGATATCTACGTCACCCTTCGGATGTTAATGGATTCGCTGAAGCAATAGGAAAATTATCTTCAGATCAAAGATTAAGGGAAACTTTTGGTTTGATAAACAAGGAGAACGTAAAAATATTTGACTTTGAAAATGTAAAAAAAGAACTTGAAGAAATATACGGGAACCTAAGTAATTAA
- a CDS encoding CDP-glycerol glycerophosphotransferase family protein — protein sequence MKGIRSRIDYILKHNLIIQKLYKIVMSLFFKLLGLFIKTDNHLILFNGHGRRYNDSPKVIFKYIIENEKYKDYKIVWALDDPEEYDIPKAEKVEMDTLKYFVIALKAKYWVSCVNIERGLHFKKKQTIYLNTWHGTPVKLVGNAVSGRNDFNFSNIDIFCYSGDYEKEIFLRDFNVSEHSLLFSGMPRNDELYSVSTDKINDCKKKVNIPADKKVILYAPTWRDSTDKGKSYSFNPPIDIAYWQKELQDDYVLLLRTHAYTNKTLGIEFNEFVHDVSAYPDVNDLLMVADILISDYSATLFDYAILERPIICFGYDYDEYAKERGFYIDLKKELPSGVMATQDEVINHIKTMDYKVESDKTIRFKNKYVKEGGNATVKCVQKLLI from the coding sequence GTGAAGGGAATTAGAAGTAGAATAGATTACATTCTCAAACACAACCTTATTATACAAAAGCTATATAAAATAGTAATGAGTTTGTTTTTTAAATTGCTTGGCCTATTTATTAAAACAGATAATCATCTGATATTATTTAATGGACACGGAAGAAGATATAACGATAGTCCAAAAGTTATATTTAAATATATTATAGAAAATGAAAAGTATAAAGATTACAAGATTGTTTGGGCATTGGACGACCCAGAAGAATATGATATTCCAAAAGCAGAAAAAGTCGAGATGGATACATTAAAATACTTTGTAATTGCACTTAAAGCAAAATACTGGGTTTCTTGCGTGAACATTGAGAGAGGGCTACATTTCAAGAAAAAACAAACAATTTATCTAAACACATGGCATGGTACGCCAGTAAAACTTGTAGGTAATGCTGTAAGCGGAAGAAATGATTTTAATTTTTCTAATATAGATATATTTTGTTATTCAGGGGATTATGAAAAAGAAATTTTTTTAAGGGACTTTAATGTTTCTGAACACAGCCTTCTATTTTCGGGTATGCCTAGAAATGATGAGCTCTATAGTGTTTCAACTGATAAAATAAATGATTGCAAAAAGAAAGTTAATATTCCTGCAGATAAAAAAGTAATTTTGTATGCCCCAACGTGGAGAGATAGTACTGATAAAGGAAAAAGTTATTCTTTTAATCCTCCTATAGATATTGCTTATTGGCAAAAAGAATTACAAGATGATTATGTTCTTTTATTAAGAACACATGCTTATACCAATAAGACATTGGGGATTGAATTTAACGAGTTTGTACACGATGTCTCGGCTTATCCTGATGTAAATGACTTACTTATGGTTGCTGATATTTTGATTTCAGACTATTCAGCAACACTGTTTGACTATGCAATATTAGAAAGACCTATCATATGTTTTGGATATGATTATGATGAGTATGCTAAAGAAAGAGGTTTTTATATAGATCTAAAAAAAGAACTTCCAAGTGGAGTAATGGCGACTCAGGATGAGGTAATAAATCATATAAAAACAATGGATTATAAAGTTGAGAGTGATAAAACAATACGTTTTAAAAATAAGTATGTTAAAGAAGGCGGAAATGCAACAGTAAAATGCGTCCAAAAACTATTGATATAG